One Triplophysa rosa linkage group LG9, Trosa_1v2, whole genome shotgun sequence genomic window carries:
- the med6 gene encoding mediator of RNA polymerase II transcription subunit 6, with protein sequence MASVDLRDNLLGISWVDSGWVPILNPSNVVEYFSERSNPFYDRTCNNEVVKMQRSTLDHLNQMVGVEYILLHAQEPILYIIRKQQRQSPTQVIPLADYYIIAGVVYQAPDLGSVINSRALSAVHGIQSAFDEAMSFCRYHPSKGYWWHFKDQEEKERVKPKTKRKEEPSSLFQRQRVDTLLLDLRNKFPPTFYQPKPGEKPVPVEVKKEPEVPQETVKPQEERETKPPAPPGPARPAPPTPNKPPPEKRARLQ encoded by the exons ATGGCGTCGGTCGATTTAAGAG atAACCTGCTAGGCATCTCGTGGGTAGACAGTGGCTGGGTGCCCATCCTGAACCCCAGCAATGTAGTGGAGTATTTTTCTGAGAGGAGCAACCCTTTCTATGATCGCACCTGCAATAACGAGGTGGTGAAGATGCAGAGATCAACACTGGATCACCTCAA tCAGATGGTGGGTGTAGAATATATTTTGCTTCATGCTCAGGAGCCAATTCTGTACATCATAAGAAAGCAACAAAGACAGTCGCCAACACAAG TGATCCCCCTTGCTGACTACTACATCATAGCTGGAGTGGTGTATCAGGCACCTGACCTCGGATCAGTCATCAATTCCAGAGCG CTTTCGGCAGTTCATGGGATCCAATCAGCGTTTGATGAGGCAATGTCCTTCTGCAGGTACCACCCATCCAAAGGCTACTGGTGGCATTTTAAAGACCAGGAGGAGAAAG AGAGGGTAAAGCCTAAAACAAAGCGGAAAGAAGAGCCCAGTTCATTGTTCCAGAGGCAAAGAGTTGACACGCTGCTATTGGACTTACGCAATAAATTCCCCCCGACTTTCTATCAG CCAAAACCAGGAGAGAAGCCTGTCCCAG TGGAGGTAAAGAAAGAGCCAGAGGTGCCACAGGAGACAGTAAAGCcacaagaagagagagagacaaaaccTCCAGCCCCACCTGGACCTGCCAGGCCAGCCCCACCTACACCCAACAAACCACCACCTGAGAAACGTGCTCGTCTGCAGTGA
- the map3k9 gene encoding mitogen-activated protein kinase kinase kinase 9, which translates to MDAFNFSFSSSGPDSKEGDEGAEPSVQAWTRIPGHGPAAAATPSGAGYWTAVFDYDATAEDELSLQKGDRVEVLSKDSLVSGDEGWWTGMIEDRVGIFPSNYVSSGNGISEKIRDTPEDYSDYSVPQLHLLQIDFSELALEEMIGVGGFGKVYRAIWKGQEVAVKAARRDPDEDASQTLESVRQEAKLFAMLKHPNIMGLLGMCLQEPNLCLVMEYARGGPLNRALAGKRIPPHTLVDWAVQIARAMLYLHCQAIVPVIHRDLKSSNILILERVENDDLSNKTLKVTDFGLAREWHRTTKMSAAGTYAWMAPEVIRSSTFSKGSDVWSYGVLLWELLTGEVPFRGIDSLAVAYGVAMNKLALPIPSTCPEPFARLMEDCWNVDPHARPPFTSILDQLTTIEESGFFEMPAESFQSLQDDWKLEVQEMFDQLRAKEKELRSWEEELSRAALQQKYQEEALRRREQELAEREIHILERELNVIIHQLYQEKPRVQHRHGKFRRSRLKLRDGNRISLPSDFQHKITVQASPSLDRRWSFLGSNSTPPNSPPVLPRLRAIQLTPGVGGQPWGRNTAFQYDEEEERKCSRKKVRTQREHSADESLRTPKEGSRQRSCSAPNLRRSPRHSPAVPGVSSLAEMENEDCCFPSESADSPGQSYLCIPFHRDGPAADSYCMESGTAGAAPDVSPSYTRRSPSGNRKTELVLLGCGAALAAVALGHNLLELVRVEESVRPRWEGLFHRTGSQSRGASPPTRKLFKRESPRRPPPLPSSLTLLSLSSVSDCNSTRSLLQSDSEELLVLRPPTPHAPPTVQTPPPLNPLVNTHLESFKRHPRQSLTPTHVPSAPSATCKLHRTPSDGAIKTACPSAYNNHNYNPTTPSKTLQEHSVSPRNLSEDPTEVPRLPDPNLIFPPTPRRRFQPERPKTLDFMARPRPCPRVRCGSQWGESPAHTSSTETPSTVEFGGAVAVLPTPMQQPTPCSPWVNDSLLDQQDEGQCKDGTRPLSSDRNLTRDSPYRVRPGFCS; encoded by the exons ATGGATGCTTTCAATTTCTCCTTTAGCAGCAGCGGCCCGGACAGTAAAGAGGGTGATGAAGGCGCGGAGCCCTCCGTCCAAGCATGGACGCGTATCCCCGGGCATGGCCCTGCAGCGGCGGCGACTCCGTCTGGAGCCGGATACTGGACCGCCGTGTTTGATTACGATGCCACCGCCGAGGACGAGCTCAGTCTGCAGAAGGGGGATCGGGTAGAGGTGTTGTCCAAAGACTCGCTGGTGTCAGGCGATGAGGGGTGGTGGACAGGTATGATCGAGGACCGCGTCGGTATTTTCCCCAGTAACTACGTGAGCAGCGGTAACGGCATCTCAGAGAAGATTCGGGACACGCCGGAGGACTACTCCGATTATTCGGTGCCTCAGTTACACT TGCTCCAGATAGATTTCAGTGAGTTGGCTTTGGAGGAAATGATCGGAGTTGGAGGTTTTGGTAAAGTGTACCGTGCCATTTGGAAAGGCCAGGAGGTTGCAGTGAAAGCAGCCCGCCGGGACCCTGACGAGGACGCGTCACAGACGCTGGAAAGCGTCCGTCAGGAGGCCAAGCTCTTCGCCATGTTGAAACACCCTAACATCATGGGCCTTCTGGGCATGTGTCTGCAGGAACCAAACCTCTGTCTGGTCATGGAGTACGCCCGTGGTGGGCCGCTCAACCGGGCACTGGCTGGGAAACGTATCCCTCCGCACACGCTTGTGGACTGGGCTGTACAGATTGCACGTGCCATGCTCTACCTGCACTGCCAGGCCATTGTACCTGTCATCCACAGAGACCTGAAGTCTAGCAACA TTCTGATTCTGGAGCGGGTGGAGAATGATGATCTGAGCAACAAAACTCTAAAGGTGACTGATTTCGGTTTGGCTCGAGAGTGGCATCGGACCACGAAGATGAGCGCGGCGGGGACGTATGCCTGGATGGCTCCTGAGGTCATCAGGTCCTCGACTTTCTCCAAGGGTAGTGACGTCTGGAG ttACGGAGTTTTGTTGTGGGAACTGCTAACAGGAGAAGTGCCATTTCGTGGCATTGATAGCCTGGCGGTAGCTTACGGTGTGGCCATGAATAAACTGGCGCTGCCAATCCCCTCCACCTGCCCTGAGCCATTTGCAAGGCTAATGGAAG ACTGTTGGAATGTGGACCCTCATGCACGACCTCCTTTCACCAGTATTCTGGATCAGCTGACAACTATTGAGGAGTCTGGATTCTTTGAAATGCCAGCAGAATCCTTCCAATCCCTGCAGGATGACTGGAAGCTGGAGGTTCAGGAGATGTTTGACCAACTCAGAGCCAAAGAAAAG GAGTTAAGATCCTGGGAGGAAGAACTGAGTCGTGCCGCTCTACAGCAGAAGTACCAGGAAGAGGCTTTACGGCGGCGTGAGCAGGAATTGGCGGAGAGAGAAATTCACATCCTGGAGCGAGAGCTCAACGTCATCATTCACCAGCTGTACCAGGAGAAACCTCGTGTCCAACACCGGCATGGAAAGTTTCGGCGCAGTCGGCTTAAACTGCGTGATGGGAATCGTATCAGCCTGCCGTCCG ATTTTCAGCATAAGATCACAGTACAGGCGTCTCCATCTTTAGACAGGAGGTGGAGCTTCCTGGGTAGTAACTCCACCCCTCCTAATAGCCCCCCTGTTTTGCCACGCCTCCGAGCAATCCAGT TGACCCCTGGGGTTGGAGGTCAACCTTGGGGTCGTAATACTGCATTCCAGTATGATGAAGAAGAGGAGAGAAAATGCTCACGGAAAAAAGTGAGAACGCAACGAGAACACAGTGCTGatgaaag TTTAAGGACACCTAAAGAGGGCAGTCGGCAGCGTTCTTGCAGTGCCCCAAACCTGCGCCGGTCCCCCAGACATAGTCCCGCTGTACCCGGAGTGTCCAGCCTGGCAGAGATGG AAAATGAAGACTGCTGCTTTCCATCCGAGTCAGCTGACTCGCCCGGCCAATCATACCTCTGCATCCCGTTCCACAGGGATGGACCCGCTGCCGACAGTTACTGCATGGAGAGCGGCACGGCTGGTGCGGCCCCTGACGTATCACCTAGTTATACACGACGGAGCCCGAGTGGGAACCGCAAAACGGAGCTGGTGTTGTTAGGCTGCGGTGCGGCTTTGGCTGCCGTGGCTTTAGGCCATAACCTATTGGAACTTGTGCGTGTGGAGGAAAGCGTGCGCCCGCGATGGGAAGGGCTGTTTCACCGTACTGGCAGTCAGAGTCGCGGTGCCAGCCCACCCACACGCAAACTTTTCAAACGGGAAAGCCCCCGTCGACCGCCGCCTCTGCCCTCTTCCCTCACACTGCTGTCTCTCTCGTCTGTCTCTGACTGTAACTCAACCCGGTCTCTCCTTCAGTCTGACAGCGAAGAGCTACTTGTGCTCCGCCCACCTACCCCACATGCCCCACCAACTGTACAGACTCCGCCTCCTCTGAACCCACTGGTTAACACCCACCTGGAGAGCTTCAAGCGTCATCCTCGACAGTCTCTCACGCCTACACACGTGCCCTCTGCACCCAGTGCCACCTGCAAGCTTCATCGCACACCTTCAGATGGCGCAATAAAGACAGCATGCCCATCTGCTTATAACAACCATAATTACAACCCAACCACGCCCTCCAAAACATTGCAGGAGCACTCAG TGAGTCCAAGGAATCTAAGCGAGGACCCCACAGAAGTGCCCCGTTTGCCTGACCCTAATTTAATATTTCCACCTACGCCACGTCGGCGCTTCCAACCTGAGCGGCCCAAGACTCTTGATTTCATGGCTAGGCCCCGCCCTTGTCCCCGAGTACGCTGTGGATCCCAGTGGGGTGAATCCCCTGCTCATACCTCCAGCACTGAAACCCCATCCACTGTGGAGTTTGGAGGAGCTGTGGCCGTCCTGCCTACTCCAATGCAACAACCAACCCCCTGTTCCCCTTGGGTGAATGACAGCCTTTTGGACCAACAGGATGAGGGACAGTGCAAGGATGGGACACGACCTCTCTCATCGGATCGTAATTTAACCCGAGACTCACCTTATAGAGTGCGGCCAGGGTTCTGTTCTTGA
- the LOC130559108 gene encoding tetratricopeptide repeat protein 9A isoform X3: MSVEQGRFEGMIRKGNITSIGSNSTGPPQCVVQPPGGWSRGDGRYQPHAPPQSGSMVKNQNEPAELVKRALDFKSQGTQCYKDKKYREAIGKYHRALLEMKGLCRVLGDPDTSKSPSSILTSISKSSLTEEQKGAVENAELECYNSLAACLLQMELVNYERVKEYCLKVLRKEGENFKALYRSGVAYYHLGDFQKALHYLKESHKQQPTDTNVIRYIQLTEMKIRRNAQREKCEVP; encoded by the exons ATGAGTGTGGAACAAGGTAGGTTTGAAGGAATGATCCGCAAGGGAAACATCACGTCGATCGGCTCAAACTCCACCGGTCCGCCACAGTGCGTCGTGCAGCCTCCCGGTGGCTGGAGCCGCGGAGACGGGCGCTACCAGCCGCACGCGCCTCCTCAGAGCGGTTCGATGGTAAAAAACCAAAACGAGCCCGCGGAACTGGTCAAACGTGCCCTGGACTTTAAGTCGCAAGGCACACAGTGCTACAAGGATAAGAAATACCGCGAGGCCATCGGAAAGTACCACCGCGCGCTGCTGGAAATGAAGGGTCTCTGTCGCGTGCTGGGGGACCCGGACACCAGCAAGTCTCCGTCCAGCATCCTGACCAGCATCAGCAAGTCCAGCCTGACGGAAGAGCAGAAAGGTGCGGTGGAGAACGCGGAGCTTGAGTGCTACAACAGCCTAGCAG cTTGTCTGTTGCAGATGGAGCTAGTGAATTATGAACGAGTCAAAGAATACTGCCTGAAGGTTTTGAGAAAGGAGGGGGAGAACTTCAAAGCTTTGTATCGCTCTGGTGTGGCATATTATCACCTGGGAGACTTTCAAAAAGCCCTGCACTACCTAAAGGAGTCACACAAACAACAGCCCACAG ACACGAATGTTATCCGCTACATTCAGCTGACGGAAATGAAAATTCGTCGAAACGCCCAGAGAGAGAAATGTGAAGTTCCATAA
- the LOC130559108 gene encoding tetratricopeptide repeat protein 9A isoform X1 has protein sequence MSVEQGRFEGMIRKGNITSIGSNSTGPPQCVVQPPGGWSRGDGRYQPHAPPQSGSMVKNQNEPAELVKRALDFKSQGTQCYKDKKYREAIGKYHRALLEMKGLCRVLGDPDTSKSPSSILTSISKSSLTEEQKGAVENAELECYNSLAACLLQMELVNYERVKEYCLKVLRKEGENFKALYRSGVAYYHLGDFQKALHYLKESHKQQPTAVSYSCFCETDTNVIRYIQLTEMKIRRNAQREKCEVP, from the exons ATGAGTGTGGAACAAGGTAGGTTTGAAGGAATGATCCGCAAGGGAAACATCACGTCGATCGGCTCAAACTCCACCGGTCCGCCACAGTGCGTCGTGCAGCCTCCCGGTGGCTGGAGCCGCGGAGACGGGCGCTACCAGCCGCACGCGCCTCCTCAGAGCGGTTCGATGGTAAAAAACCAAAACGAGCCCGCGGAACTGGTCAAACGTGCCCTGGACTTTAAGTCGCAAGGCACACAGTGCTACAAGGATAAGAAATACCGCGAGGCCATCGGAAAGTACCACCGCGCGCTGCTGGAAATGAAGGGTCTCTGTCGCGTGCTGGGGGACCCGGACACCAGCAAGTCTCCGTCCAGCATCCTGACCAGCATCAGCAAGTCCAGCCTGACGGAAGAGCAGAAAGGTGCGGTGGAGAACGCGGAGCTTGAGTGCTACAACAGCCTAGCAG cTTGTCTGTTGCAGATGGAGCTAGTGAATTATGAACGAGTCAAAGAATACTGCCTGAAGGTTTTGAGAAAGGAGGGGGAGAACTTCAAAGCTTTGTATCGCTCTGGTGTGGCATATTATCACCTGGGAGACTTTCAAAAAGCCCTGCACTACCTAAAGGAGTCACACAAACAACAGCCCACAG CTGTTTCCTATTCGTGTTTTTGTGAGACAGACACGAATGTTATCCGCTACATTCAGCTGACGGAAATGAAAATTCGTCGAAACGCCCAGAGAGAGAAATGTGAAGTTCCATAA
- the LOC130559108 gene encoding tetratricopeptide repeat protein 9A isoform X2 — protein MSVEQGRFEGMIRKGNITSIGSNSTGPPQCVVQPPGGWSRGDGRYQPHAPPQSGSMVKNQNEPAELVKRALDFKSQGTQCYKDKKYREAIGKYHRALLEMKGLCRVLGDPDTSKSPSSILTSISKSSLTEEQKGAVENAELECYNSLAACLLQMELVNYERVKEYCLKVLRKEGENFKALYRSGVAYYHLGDFQKALHYLKESHKQQPTAEVNGVRCCSVTNFLQNIFFCVLRKKRSHKGLE, from the exons ATGAGTGTGGAACAAGGTAGGTTTGAAGGAATGATCCGCAAGGGAAACATCACGTCGATCGGCTCAAACTCCACCGGTCCGCCACAGTGCGTCGTGCAGCCTCCCGGTGGCTGGAGCCGCGGAGACGGGCGCTACCAGCCGCACGCGCCTCCTCAGAGCGGTTCGATGGTAAAAAACCAAAACGAGCCCGCGGAACTGGTCAAACGTGCCCTGGACTTTAAGTCGCAAGGCACACAGTGCTACAAGGATAAGAAATACCGCGAGGCCATCGGAAAGTACCACCGCGCGCTGCTGGAAATGAAGGGTCTCTGTCGCGTGCTGGGGGACCCGGACACCAGCAAGTCTCCGTCCAGCATCCTGACCAGCATCAGCAAGTCCAGCCTGACGGAAGAGCAGAAAGGTGCGGTGGAGAACGCGGAGCTTGAGTGCTACAACAGCCTAGCAG cTTGTCTGTTGCAGATGGAGCTAGTGAATTATGAACGAGTCAAAGAATACTGCCTGAAGGTTTTGAGAAAGGAGGGGGAGAACTTCAAAGCTTTGTATCGCTCTGGTGTGGCATATTATCACCTGGGAGACTTTCAAAAAGCCCTGCACTACCTAAAGGAGTCACACAAACAACAGCCCACAG cagaagtgaatggggtccggtgctgttcggttaccaactttcttcaaaatatcttcttttgtgttctgcggaagaagcgaagtcataaaggtttggaatga